A DNA window from Actinokineospora baliensis contains the following coding sequences:
- a CDS encoding S49 family peptidase: MSVTEKLARLPRIGDRGDRAPVVAVVRLHGVISPTPSPLARGAINTTTVESALTRAFDHDRLVAVALAVNSPGGAPTQSALVSERVRELAAKKGVPVLAFCEDVAASGGYLLACAGDEIYAHSSSLVGSIGVVSSGFGLVGLLERVGLERRLYTAGSRKVRLDPFLPEKEEDVQWLSGRLDELHEQFAGWVRERRGDRLKGSDEDLFSGEVWTGAKALELGLVDGLGSMRSVLGQRYPDAEIVVAEPKRALLARLGLAGGPGALLSTSDRVLAAVQALENRATWSRFGL; encoded by the coding sequence ATGAGCGTGACCGAGAAGCTGGCCAGGCTGCCCAGGATCGGCGACCGCGGTGACCGCGCCCCGGTGGTCGCCGTGGTGCGGCTGCACGGCGTGATCTCCCCGACCCCGTCGCCGCTGGCCAGGGGCGCCATCAACACCACCACCGTCGAGTCGGCGCTGACCAGGGCGTTCGACCACGACCGGCTGGTCGCGGTGGCCCTGGCGGTCAACTCGCCCGGCGGGGCGCCCACCCAGTCGGCACTGGTGTCGGAGCGGGTCCGCGAACTCGCCGCCAAGAAGGGCGTGCCGGTACTGGCGTTCTGCGAGGACGTCGCCGCGTCCGGGGGCTACCTGCTGGCCTGCGCGGGTGACGAGATCTACGCGCACTCCTCGTCGCTGGTCGGCTCGATCGGGGTGGTGTCCTCCGGGTTCGGCCTGGTCGGCCTGCTGGAGCGGGTCGGTCTCGAGCGCAGGCTCTACACCGCTGGCTCGCGCAAGGTCCGGCTCGACCCGTTCCTGCCGGAGAAGGAAGAGGACGTGCAGTGGCTCTCGGGCAGGCTCGACGAGCTGCACGAGCAGTTCGCGGGCTGGGTGCGCGAGCGGCGCGGCGACCGGCTCAAGGGCAGCGACGAGGACCTGTTCTCCGGTGAGGTCTGGACCGGCGCGAAGGCGCTGGAGCTGGGGTTGGTCGACGGGCTCGGGAGCATGCGCTCGGTGCTGGGGCAGCGGTACCCCGACGCCGAGATCGTGGTGGCCGAGCCGAAGCGGGCCCTGCTGGCCAGGTTGGGGCTGGCGGGCGGGCCGGGCGCTCTGCTGTCCACTTCGGACCGTGTGCTGGCCGCGGTGCAGGCCCTGGAGAACCGGGCGACCTGGTCCAGGTTCGGTCTCTAG
- a CDS encoding LytR/AlgR family response regulator transcription factor codes for MSTANNTPGLVVLAVDDEKAGMDVLVERLNGNRHVRRVLSAFDATEALLLLSGDDPELASRKDQGLSVVDAVFADLDMPGLTGMELAKVLAGFKPAPVLVFVTAHSHEAVAAFELGAVDYLLKPAEQPRIDKAMERVLAKIHQNGGGNQNPVPEQRDDEVIPVELAGTTKLVSRASVRWVEAQGDYARLYTSDGSHLVRIPLAQLEERWEKAGFVRIHRSYLVPISLITELRMGGSGYSVVIGHEEKVLPVSRRHTRELKDRLVRGGGA; via the coding sequence GTGAGTACTGCGAACAACACCCCCGGCCTCGTCGTCCTCGCCGTCGATGACGAGAAGGCTGGCATGGACGTGCTGGTCGAGCGGCTCAACGGCAACCGGCACGTGCGCCGGGTCCTGTCCGCGTTCGACGCGACCGAGGCCCTGCTGCTGCTCTCCGGCGACGACCCGGAGCTGGCCAGCCGCAAGGACCAGGGCCTGTCGGTCGTCGACGCGGTGTTCGCCGACCTGGACATGCCGGGGCTCACCGGCATGGAGCTGGCCAAGGTGCTCGCCGGGTTCAAACCGGCGCCGGTGCTGGTGTTCGTCACCGCGCACAGCCACGAGGCGGTCGCCGCCTTCGAGCTCGGCGCGGTCGACTACCTGCTCAAGCCCGCCGAGCAGCCGCGCATCGACAAGGCCATGGAGCGGGTGCTCGCCAAGATCCACCAGAACGGCGGCGGCAACCAGAACCCGGTCCCCGAGCAGCGCGACGACGAGGTCATCCCGGTCGAGCTCGCGGGCACCACGAAGCTGGTGTCGCGCGCGTCGGTGCGCTGGGTCGAGGCGCAGGGCGACTACGCCAGGCTCTACACCTCCGACGGCTCGCACCTGGTGCGCATCCCGCTCGCGCAGTTGGAGGAGCGCTGGGAGAAGGCCGGGTTCGTGCGCATCCACCGGTCGTACCTGGTCCCGATCTCGCTGATCACCGAGCTGCGGATGGGCGGGTCGGGCTACTCGGTGGTGATCGGGCACGAGGAGAAGGTCCTGCCGGTCAGCCGCAGGCACACCCGTGAGCTCAAGGACCGGCTGGTCCGGGGCGGCGGGGCGTGA
- a CDS encoding sodium/solute symporter, which yields MELNAWAVVAISLVGLATFSLGFRSSRLASTTQDFLVARRTVRSRRNAAAISGEYLSAASFLGVAGLVLKDGADALWYPIGFTAGYLTLMLFVAAPLRRSGAYTLPDFCEARLGSAGLRRLATATVVFIGILYLVPQFQGAGLTVHQILPSVPSWSGSVLVAVLVIINVFGGGMRAVTLVQAFQYWLKLFAIAAPTFILCVLFFNQGGVSGLGATGLSEPLPPRFTRDAVITVETDVVLQVKDGVWLSANGTVDNAPATGQVYWGPGNHAVDEGTELRFSEGSETPVVHPAALDNASWLRPVNGTGDLFTTYSLIIGLFLGTMGLPHVLVRFYTNPDGKAARRTTLHVLLLLGLFYVFPILLGALSRVYAPELLVAGRTDAAVLALPLKIAPNALGEILGAVTAAGAFAAFLSTSSGLVVSVAGVLSTDILKGRIRDFRFGTALAGGVPLALALVLRPSDISLSIGMTFALAASTFSPVLLLGIWWRKITWVGAAAGMVVGGTMVLTSIVITTVSGYTGGWAPSFLQQPALATVPIAFLVVMITSKATQGRIPPDTNRIRLRMHAPDRLGFIRDRDIARFGTAEERTRLANGRHRR from the coding sequence GTGGAGTTGAACGCCTGGGCCGTGGTGGCCATCAGCCTCGTCGGCCTCGCCACGTTCTCCCTCGGGTTCCGCAGTTCCCGGCTGGCCAGCACCACCCAGGACTTCCTCGTCGCCAGGCGCACGGTCCGGTCCAGGCGCAACGCGGCGGCGATCTCCGGGGAGTACCTGTCGGCGGCGTCGTTCCTCGGTGTCGCCGGGCTCGTGCTCAAGGACGGCGCCGACGCGCTGTGGTACCCGATCGGCTTCACCGCGGGCTACCTCACGCTGATGCTCTTCGTCGCCGCGCCACTACGCCGTTCTGGTGCCTACACGTTGCCCGACTTCTGCGAGGCGCGGCTCGGGTCGGCTGGGTTGCGCAGGTTGGCAACAGCGACCGTAGTGTTCATCGGGATCCTCTATCTGGTGCCGCAGTTCCAAGGCGCTGGGTTGACCGTGCACCAGATCTTGCCGTCAGTGCCGAGTTGGAGCGGTTCGGTCCTGGTGGCGGTGCTGGTCATCATCAACGTCTTCGGTGGCGGCATGCGCGCGGTCACCTTGGTGCAGGCTTTCCAGTACTGGCTGAAGCTGTTCGCCATAGCCGCGCCCACGTTCATCCTGTGCGTGCTGTTCTTCAACCAGGGTGGAGTGAGCGGCCTAGGCGCGACGGGGTTGTCTGAGCCGCTGCCACCCCGGTTCACGCGCGACGCGGTGATCACTGTTGAGACCGACGTGGTGCTGCAGGTCAAGGACGGTGTGTGGCTGTCGGCCAATGGCACGGTGGACAACGCCCCCGCGACTGGCCAGGTTTATTGGGGTCCTGGTAACCACGCGGTGGACGAGGGGACCGAACTGCGGTTCTCAGAAGGCAGCGAGACCCCTGTCGTTCACCCCGCCGCGCTCGACAACGCGTCTTGGCTGCGACCGGTCAACGGCACCGGCGACCTCTTCACCACGTACTCGCTGATCATCGGCTTGTTCCTGGGCACCATGGGCCTGCCGCACGTGCTGGTGCGGTTCTATACGAACCCGGACGGGAAGGCCGCGCGACGCACGACATTACATGTGCTGCTGCTGCTCGGCTTGTTCTATGTATTCCCGATCCTTCTCGGTGCTCTATCGCGCGTGTACGCGCCAGAACTGTTGGTAGCTGGGCGAACCGATGCCGCCGTGTTGGCACTGCCACTGAAGATCGCGCCTAACGCACTCGGCGAGATCCTCGGTGCGGTCACCGCCGCGGGAGCGTTCGCCGCCTTCTTGTCGACGTCGTCCGGGCTCGTGGTGAGCGTCGCGGGTGTGTTGTCGACCGACATCCTCAAGGGCCGGATACGCGACTTCCGGTTCGGGACGGCGCTCGCCGGGGGAGTGCCGTTGGCGTTGGCGCTGGTGCTGCGACCCAGCGACATCTCGCTCAGCATCGGCATGACCTTCGCGCTGGCCGCGTCCACGTTCTCCCCGGTCCTGCTGCTGGGCATCTGGTGGCGCAAGATCACCTGGGTCGGCGCGGCGGCGGGCATGGTGGTCGGCGGCACCATGGTGCTGACCTCGATCGTGATCACCACGGTCAGCGGCTACACCGGCGGCTGGGCGCCCTCGTTCCTGCAGCAGCCCGCCCTGGCCACGGTGCCCATCGCCTTCCTGGTCGTCATGATCACCAGCAAGGCCACCCAGGGGCGGATCCCGCCGGACACCAACCGCATCCGGTTGCGCATGCACGCCCCTGACCGGCTCGGCTTCATCCGCGACCGCGACATCGCCCGGTTCGGCACCGCCGAGGAACGCACCCGGCTGGCGAACGGACGACACCGCCGCTGA
- a CDS encoding SigE family RNA polymerase sigma factor codes for MLRVRDEEFAEFFSARFEAYRRIAHALCGNWSLAEELAQESFVKVYARWSKVRLDSADAYLRTVLTRAFLDTKRRGRAREQPVAEVPDCAVGDESAVAEQEVLRAALLGVPPGQRAVLVLRFVADLSVEEVAVALGCSVGTVKSQTARGLAALRAAYPESVRCN; via the coding sequence GTGCTGCGGGTTCGCGACGAGGAGTTCGCCGAGTTCTTCTCGGCCCGCTTCGAGGCCTACCGGCGGATCGCGCACGCCCTGTGCGGCAACTGGTCGTTGGCGGAGGAACTGGCGCAGGAGTCGTTCGTGAAGGTGTACGCGCGGTGGTCCAAGGTCCGCCTCGACTCGGCTGACGCGTACCTGCGCACCGTGTTGACCAGGGCGTTCCTCGACACCAAGCGGCGCGGACGGGCCAGGGAACAGCCGGTGGCCGAGGTGCCGGACTGCGCGGTCGGCGACGAGTCCGCGGTGGCGGAGCAGGAGGTTCTTCGGGCGGCGCTACTGGGGGTGCCGCCCGGGCAACGTGCCGTGCTCGTGCTGCGGTTCGTCGCCGACCTGTCGGTGGAGGAGGTGGCGGTGGCGTTGGGGTGCTCGGTGGGGACCGTCAAGAGCCAGACCGCCAGGGGGCTCGCCGCGCTGCGGGCGGCGTACCCGGAGAGTGTGAGGTGCAACTGA
- a CDS encoding rhodanese-like domain-containing protein: MPNSVPAVDVSAIPADATLLDVREQDEWDAGHAPTARHIPMGELVERLGELPADGQVYVICRSGGRSARVTQYLNGNGWDAVNVDGGMQVWSALGQPVVSETGSEPQVI, encoded by the coding sequence ATGCCCAACAGCGTGCCCGCCGTAGACGTCAGCGCCATCCCCGCCGACGCCACCCTGCTCGACGTGCGCGAACAGGACGAGTGGGACGCTGGCCACGCCCCGACCGCACGGCACATCCCCATGGGCGAGCTCGTCGAGCGCCTCGGGGAGCTCCCGGCCGACGGGCAGGTCTATGTGATCTGCCGCTCCGGTGGCCGCTCCGCGCGGGTGACGCAGTACCTCAACGGCAACGGCTGGGACGCGGTCAACGTGGACGGTGGCATGCAGGTGTGGTCCGCGCTGGGCCAGCCCGTGGTCAGCGAGACCGGCTCGGAACCCCAGGTCATCTAG